The Triticum aestivum cultivar Chinese Spring chromosome 6D, IWGSC CS RefSeq v2.1, whole genome shotgun sequence genomic sequence TTAGGCGGTGTAAGCTCTTCCAATGACCATGTTTAAGAACTAATTAATCCCTTCATTGTTTAAAAAGATGACGCTTTGGACAACACTATCTCCAAAATGTAACTTTGATCGTTAGTTTCTGCTAATTGTAAAACCTAATAACATGGAATGTATTTTTTATAGAGAAAATAGTACGTGTGGTTTCCACACATTCAACAAAACATTTTCAGAAATTTGATGGTTATTTTTTAAAATGACGAAACTATGTTTAAAATGTCAAGTTTTCTAGGGAGGAGTTGGCAAATCGTTTAGATTTTACCACTTGTCTGAGGGAACTCTGAACTGCCCATGGCGCTGGTAGTAGTGCCCGTGGTGCGACTGGTGATTTTAATTCCTCACATGATGGTAATAATGTTGCTTTCGAAGGAACAAGCATCTGCATGTAAGCCATCAACTTAGGCTGAGCGCTAAGTAGGAGTATATGCCATGGCACCAATAATACATATATCTATGCTCTGGGGATGAATTACTTACGCCACATCTGATTGACTGTTTCGTTTCCTTGTTATCAAGCTTATTGACGATATACCGTGTAACGGGTCTTTTCCCTGGGTCATCGTCCATGCAGCGTATCCCTATCTCAATGCATACTTGCACTTGCTGGTAACATGTTTCAAATGTGTGCCTGCCCTTCGATGCATTTAATTCCAACCTACTTCTCCAACTTTCAACTATCTATGCATTTGAAAATTAGATTGAATTAGATATCAAGGGCGTATGTCTTTTCACAAATCACATATTCAACCCAAATATGCAAAGCACGGCTATTGAGATATCAATAGAAGATGTAGGACAAGAGTAACTGCGTATTGTTTGTACTAGGAGAAACAAGCGGAGAAATTTCTGCCATGGAAAGTACATTTTATCTTCATTATCATATTTATGTATCTTCTCCTTTCAtaaccatgttaaactatgcattaaAATCAATTGTTCCGTATATGCCCCCTAGAATGATAATATAAAATTGTGCCATCATACGTAAGTACTTCCATAAAATTAGTCTTACACTTGCTATATTTGGGTAGTtctttttgctttgtccagttACTATCTGCATAATTATAACCCCCAAACAATATATGTCAGACTTAAGTGTGATTTCTCCACCAGTCTTGTATTCTGGCGTTGCCATGTATGCCCTGCATCAAAAGGTAATTGTCAGGCACAAATGTATTCCAATCCTATTATTGTCTTACAGAACATCAGAGTTCTCAATAAAGACTTCGCTTACAGTGATCCATCAATGTTATTAAGAACAGTTTGTCTTATCTCTTCACTAAAGACTCTTGAAAGACCATAGTCCAATATTTTCGGAACCATTTTCTCATCAAATAGTATATTCTCCGGTTTGAGATCTAGATGAGCAATACCACCATCGTGAAGACAATGCAAGCCTTGACAAATTCCTTTAATTGTTTGATATCGTGTGTGCCAGTCAAAGCCGCAAGATTCATCTGGATTAATGAACATAGACTGTCAGGAACATGGAATTTAAAAATGCCTAAAAAAAGGTAGACAAACTAATGGAAATAAAAGATAAAGCAAGGGTAAAGAAATAAACTGGATCCTGTCACCACGCATACCAGTAAGATGCATCTGAAGATTTCCGTTGCATAGATATTCGAAACAGAGCAACCTCTCTCGCACTATTATTATAACCGTTTTGGCCCCTTCTCTTGCCTCCTTTGGCTGCGAAATACTACAGTATCCTAGAAACCGTACTATGCTGTTATGCTTAACACTTTTCAGGGATATAGCCGCATGCAGAAATAGTTTGTCACCAATTGCAATTGCAATAGCGAGCCTCTTCACAACAACAGCACTCCCGTTTGAAAGTTTTCCCTGTTTAAATTCCCTTGTTAGAACGAACTGGTAGAGCATTTCAGCTTCTTGCATTCACAATACAAGTTAAGTAtggttgaaattttaaaaaaattgtaggATTGTTCAACTGATAAGTAGGTGTACCTTGTAAAGCACTCCTAATCGACTTCTAGCAATCTCCTGATCACTGGAAAAATTATTTGTGATGTCTTCTAAGAGTGACAAGTTAAGACATGTTGGCTCAACACTTTCATCACATAGCATGCTCTCCAGAACATGATGTTTCACTAGAGCCTAAACCGAAATAAAAAATGAGAACTTCAGGAGGAGAAATCCTAAACCGTAAAGCCTAGAGAAGAAGTGAGGACACCCAAATTCACCAAGCATCGAACTTGGGTGGTCTGCTTTCTTACCTGGACTAGCAACCCATGCTGTGCTCGGTTCTCCTTCATCTTGAATACCATGAAGGGGTACTTTGATCTGAAAAGATATGCAACCATGCCAAAGCTTTTGCAATTACACCTTCATCTATTTTATGCTTATGCACGCCTAGATTTTTATATGATATACTTACCTCGGGTTTGGTCTCTGCTGCTCTAATTTTTTGGTA encodes the following:
- the LOC123142730 gene encoding putative cysteine-rich receptor-like protein kinase 35, with product MVPKILDYGLSRVFSEEIRQTVLNNIDGSLAYMATPEYKTGGEITLKSDIYCLGVIIMQIVTGQSKKNYPNIASIVESWRSRLELNASKGRHTFETCYQQVQVCIEIGIRCMDDDPGKRPVTRYIVNKLDNKETKQSIRCGMVLKLEINGKRCISSFILRIASKLEGIKSMTVDEEKSTLMVVGTVDVVKLVTVLRKAKHLAHVITVGSAENVVYQSDSIDVHDQESDSCTIM